In Sporosarcina sp. PTS2304, a genomic segment contains:
- the aceA gene encoding isocitrate lyase: protein MSTRQEQIAQLEKSWAEDSRWKGIKRNYTAEDVVKLRGSLLIQNTLAEKGAARLWKSLHEEDFINALGALTGNQAVQQVKAGLKAIYLSGWQVAADANLAGQMYPDQSLYPANSVPAVVKRINQALQRADQIDHAEGREDEFDWYAPIVADMEAGFGGPLNVFELMKGMIEAGAAGVHLEDQLASEKKCGHLGGKVLLPTQNAIRNLSAARLAADVLGVDTVIIARTDADAADMVTSDIDPVDAEFLTGERTPEGFYKSKPGIKQAIARGLAYAEYADLVWCETSHPSLEEAQEFADAIHAKFPEKMLAYNCSPSFNWKANLDEATIEKYQVELGKMGYKFQFVTLAGFHTLNHSMFELAHGYKTRGMGAYSELQQAEFDNEVKGYTATRHQREVGTGYFDEVAQVISEGQSSTTAMSGSTETAQF from the coding sequence ATGTCAACAAGACAAGAACAAATTGCACAACTGGAAAAAAGCTGGGCCGAGGATAGCCGTTGGAAAGGGATCAAACGTAATTACACTGCTGAAGATGTAGTTAAACTAAGAGGTTCACTTCTAATTCAAAATACACTAGCTGAAAAAGGTGCTGCTCGCCTTTGGAAATCACTTCACGAAGAAGATTTCATCAATGCACTAGGTGCGTTAACGGGTAACCAAGCGGTTCAACAAGTTAAAGCTGGTCTAAAAGCAATCTACCTAAGCGGATGGCAAGTTGCTGCTGATGCAAACCTTGCAGGACAAATGTATCCTGACCAAAGTTTATATCCAGCGAACTCTGTACCTGCAGTTGTTAAGCGCATCAACCAAGCACTTCAACGTGCTGACCAAATCGATCATGCAGAAGGTCGCGAAGACGAGTTCGACTGGTATGCACCAATCGTTGCAGATATGGAAGCTGGTTTTGGTGGTCCATTGAACGTATTCGAATTGATGAAAGGTATGATCGAAGCTGGTGCTGCTGGAGTTCACTTGGAAGACCAGTTAGCTTCTGAAAAGAAATGTGGACACTTGGGTGGTAAAGTACTTCTTCCGACTCAAAATGCAATCCGCAACCTATCTGCTGCACGTCTAGCTGCTGACGTTCTAGGCGTTGATACAGTAATCATCGCTCGTACAGATGCTGATGCTGCTGATATGGTAACTAGCGACATCGATCCAGTAGATGCAGAGTTCTTAACAGGAGAGCGTACACCTGAAGGATTCTACAAATCTAAGCCAGGTATCAAACAAGCAATCGCACGTGGACTTGCTTATGCAGAGTATGCTGACCTAGTATGGTGTGAAACTTCTCACCCATCACTTGAAGAAGCTCAAGAATTCGCTGATGCAATTCACGCGAAATTCCCTGAAAAAATGCTTGCATACAACTGTTCACCATCATTCAACTGGAAAGCTAACTTGGATGAAGCAACAATCGAGAAGTACCAAGTTGAGCTTGGTAAAATGGGCTACAAGTTCCAGTTCGTAACACTTGCAGGTTTCCACACATTAAACCACAGCATGTTCGAATTGGCTCATGGTTACAAGACTCGCGGAATGGGAGCTTACTCAGAGCTTCAGCAAGCTGAGTTCGATAACGAAGTTAAAGGATATACTGCTACTCGTCACCAGCGTGAAGTTGGAACAGGTTACTTTGATGAAGTTGCACAAGTTATCTCTGAAGGTCAATCTTCAACAACAGCTATGTCAGGTTCAACTGAAACAGCACAGTTCTAA
- a CDS encoding polysaccharide pyruvyl transferase family protein, producing MKIGIVGNYGNDNNGDEAILLSIISQVTSVFQVPSDVITVFSNNPKQTAQRYQVMSAPLYYKKGNAVKTFGATYLQNKKIVKTFDLLIIGGGGILMDLYKREAPLYGSYAMMAKHSGVPYVIYGCGAGPLSSELGKWFIRYMSKHAHSISVRDPESADLLKSIGVQKYVEVIGDPAFSLKKERKTIGERPLKIGVTAVPYYHGGYWPESKETIYQLYIEGMAKNLDALAAKQPVDITFFATKFPQDADVTKDIQALMKYSDRTTVIDHNLLPADLLEVTAAQDIVIGTRLHSLILATCTATPIIAVCYHHKVTDFMKLADLEQVAIPIGEMHESADHFSKAYDALAVDWKSTCDKTESLSATLYDAAMEGTRQFTEAIKKSV from the coding sequence GTGAAAATAGGAATTGTAGGAAACTATGGGAATGACAATAATGGAGATGAAGCTATTTTACTCAGTATCATTTCACAAGTAACATCGGTTTTCCAAGTTCCAAGCGACGTGATCACCGTATTCAGTAATAATCCAAAACAAACAGCACAACGATATCAAGTAATGAGTGCGCCTTTATACTACAAAAAAGGCAATGCTGTAAAAACATTCGGAGCCACCTATTTACAAAATAAGAAAATCGTTAAAACGTTTGACTTGCTGATCATTGGGGGCGGCGGAATTTTAATGGACTTATATAAAAGGGAAGCTCCTCTGTATGGTTCATATGCGATGATGGCTAAACATTCGGGTGTGCCATATGTAATTTACGGTTGCGGAGCGGGGCCGCTTAGCAGCGAGTTAGGGAAATGGTTTATTCGTTACATGAGTAAGCACGCGCATAGTATTTCTGTACGCGATCCGGAATCAGCTGACCTATTGAAATCTATAGGCGTACAAAAGTATGTCGAGGTAATAGGGGACCCGGCATTTTCATTGAAAAAAGAACGTAAGACGATTGGGGAACGACCTCTGAAAATCGGTGTCACAGCAGTTCCTTATTATCATGGAGGCTATTGGCCGGAGAGTAAAGAAACGATTTATCAGTTGTATATAGAAGGAATGGCAAAAAATCTAGATGCGTTAGCGGCAAAACAACCAGTCGACATTACATTTTTTGCAACAAAGTTTCCGCAAGATGCAGACGTCACAAAAGACATTCAGGCATTGATGAAATACTCCGATCGCACGACTGTGATCGATCATAATTTATTGCCGGCAGATTTACTCGAAGTAACTGCTGCCCAGGATATAGTCATCGGCACCCGATTACATTCATTAATTTTAGCTACTTGTACAGCAACACCCATCATTGCGGTATGCTATCACCATAAAGTAACAGACTTTATGAAACTTGCAGATTTGGAACAGGTGGCGATTCCAATTGGTGAAATGCATGAATCAGCAGATCATTTTTCCAAAGCGTATGATGCGTTGGCAGTCGATTGGAAAAGTACATGTGATAAAACAGAATCACTTTCAGCAACATTATATGACGCTGCTATGGAAGGAACTCGACAATTTACAGAAGCAATTAAAAAAAGCGTGTGA
- a CDS encoding O-antigen ligase yields the protein MNKWMKRLEKQSTTTLLIAVAVMLIALLLPSKIALLGTALFFVIFSFLQPQQSILFLVMYVNIRPFLIEVNSGLKLIGDLIIFVVFAWTLFTFRHTIRSLFTFKWFEWSYFAFILFGSIIGWLNDVIPTAIIFQIRTFFIMYLLYYTISRMTLTNDWLKKLAWVTVWLNIVMSLHGLIEKLSLRQLLLPEEWKYKVLSATNFVRIYGLAGNPNSLALSLFFGIIGLIFLQHMYQGAKYKWTFRVLLVLFFGILVLTYSRGTWISALTFAVVFIVMTRKWYLLKRLAIAGITSIILIYYPVNLAVDYIQELGVPIEQKPPTTGSIGERFGETFDEKNLALMTESGRFFYIRKGFEIFGDHPITGTGFGSFGGSATLSYGSPIYDHYGISSDIYGGKYFYSDNQYIQVIAETGVIGVFIFALFLLSMLWFFWKSRKTNFGVFMIALWISTGVSGMYYNIWELKMYTLFYFILLGAFVAMSKSTERQVKTTNG from the coding sequence ATGAATAAATGGATGAAGCGATTGGAAAAACAATCGACAACAACTTTATTGATTGCAGTAGCAGTGATGCTTATTGCTTTGTTGCTGCCATCAAAAATAGCATTACTTGGTACGGCATTGTTTTTTGTCATATTCTCATTTTTACAGCCCCAACAGAGCATTTTGTTCTTAGTGATGTACGTCAATATTCGACCGTTTTTAATTGAAGTAAATAGTGGTTTGAAATTGATAGGGGATTTAATAATTTTTGTCGTATTTGCATGGACATTGTTTACATTCAGACATACTATTCGTTCGTTATTCACGTTTAAATGGTTTGAGTGGAGTTATTTTGCATTCATTCTTTTCGGATCAATTATCGGATGGCTGAATGATGTAATACCGACAGCGATTATTTTCCAAATTCGTACGTTTTTTATTATGTATTTGTTGTATTACACGATTTCTAGAATGACACTGACGAACGACTGGTTAAAGAAATTAGCATGGGTGACGGTATGGCTAAATATTGTGATGTCACTTCATGGATTAATAGAAAAACTGTCACTACGTCAATTGCTATTGCCAGAGGAATGGAAATATAAAGTATTATCTGCAACAAATTTTGTACGAATTTATGGATTGGCAGGCAATCCGAACTCGTTGGCCTTATCTTTGTTTTTTGGTATTATCGGTCTAATATTTTTACAACATATGTACCAAGGAGCTAAATATAAATGGACTTTCCGGGTATTGCTCGTGCTATTCTTTGGAATACTTGTCCTTACTTACTCAAGAGGTACGTGGATTTCGGCACTGACGTTTGCTGTCGTATTCATAGTCATGACGAGAAAATGGTATTTATTGAAGCGTCTAGCAATCGCAGGTATTACATCCATCATCTTAATCTACTATCCAGTAAACTTAGCGGTTGACTATATTCAAGAGCTAGGGGTACCTATTGAGCAGAAGCCGCCAACTACAGGGAGTATTGGAGAGCGTTTCGGAGAGACATTTGATGAAAAGAATTTGGCATTAATGACGGAAAGCGGCCGATTCTTCTATATACGAAAAGGTTTTGAAATTTTTGGTGACCATCCGATCACAGGTACTGGATTTGGTTCATTTGGTGGTTCGGCTACACTGTCATATGGTTCTCCAATCTATGATCATTATGGTATAAGCTCCGATATCTATGGAGGTAAGTATTTTTATTCTGACAACCAATACATCCAAGTTATTGCGGAAACAGGTGTGATTGGTGTCTTCATCTTTGCGCTGTTCTTGCTAAGTATGTTGTGGTTTTTCTGGAAATCCAGAAAAACAAACTTTGGTGTATTTATGATTGCTTTATGGATTTCTACCGGTGTTTCAGGAATGTACTATAATATTTGGGAATTAAAAATGTACACATTATTCTACTTCATCTTACTTGGTGCATTTGTTGCTATGTCTAAATCGACAGAGCGACAGGTAAAAACTACGAATGGGTAA
- a CDS encoding LytTR family DNA-binding domain-containing protein, with product MENTDVPKKILHQYATILEDWVPKDASIAIAIGDRYIYYDPGMHDIHLKEGQDIQTGSIAEVTIRERRKVEVVMDNSLYGMSYFGIGYPIDVKEEPGALIIILPPNFHVLKRDQLQFLTGKKEDEWFPIPVDHVTYIESLHKKTWFYTAGEQYNISFTLKDLHLRLPRFFLRIHRSYIINMNCIEKISRDFSSNLVITLVDGTELSVSQTYLNDVRSMLGF from the coding sequence ATGGAAAATACTGATGTTCCAAAAAAAATTCTACATCAATATGCTACTATTTTAGAAGATTGGGTGCCAAAAGACGCTTCGATCGCCATCGCTATTGGAGATCGTTATATTTATTATGATCCAGGAATGCATGATATTCATTTAAAAGAAGGGCAAGATATACAAACAGGTAGTATTGCAGAGGTTACGATTAGAGAACGAAGAAAAGTTGAAGTTGTGATGGATAACTCTCTGTACGGTATGTCGTACTTTGGCATCGGCTACCCTATTGATGTAAAAGAAGAACCAGGCGCGTTAATTATCATTCTTCCGCCAAACTTCCATGTGTTAAAAAGAGATCAATTACAGTTTCTTACTGGAAAAAAGGAAGATGAATGGTTTCCTATCCCAGTGGATCATGTCACTTATATTGAAAGTTTGCATAAGAAAACATGGTTTTATACAGCGGGCGAGCAATATAATATTAGCTTCACACTAAAAGACTTACATCTCAGACTTCCCCGTTTTTTCTTGCGTATTCATCGTTCTTACATTATTAATATGAATTGCATAGAAAAGATATCTAGGGATTTCTCTTCCAACCTGGTGATTACATTAGTAGATGGAACGGAATTATCTGTCAGTCAAACGTATTTAAATGATGTACGTTCCATGTTAGGTTTTTAA
- a CDS encoding alanine--glyoxylate aminotransferase family protein, with the protein MINEEMLLIPGPTPVVDSIYHAMANETRSHTDPRFVKIYKHTIEQTREIFNTDGEVFVVAGSGTIAMEMAIVNTIAEGEKLLIVSHGYFGDRFIKLGQAFGIQVDVLQAEWGQQISTEELDKKLSEGNYKAVTVTHADTSTGVATDLDAVVPVIKKHGALVIVDGVCASTAMDEDMTREYGGAGNTLDIVLTGSQKAIGVPPGLALVAFNQKALDARAAMERVSAYYCDINNWIPVMHDSSKYFATPAVNLIYALEEGLRIVLEEGIEARITRHIAFGRAVRQSLAVFGMKALASEEVAAPTLSCILYPEGVDDAEFRAAMADKGTILSGSLAHLAGKAFRIGHMGNTTADMLEKAVMQIGETLQEMGRTVDLSKAKEVFKEEINQVTV; encoded by the coding sequence ATGATTAATGAAGAGATGTTATTAATTCCAGGACCTACACCAGTGGTAGATTCTATCTATCATGCGATGGCAAATGAAACGAGATCCCACACAGATCCGCGTTTTGTGAAAATTTATAAACATACGATTGAACAAACAAGAGAAATATTTAACACAGATGGAGAAGTTTTCGTCGTAGCAGGTTCAGGTACTATTGCGATGGAAATGGCGATTGTTAACACGATTGCAGAGGGGGAAAAGCTGCTAATCGTCAGTCATGGCTATTTCGGTGACCGCTTCATCAAGTTAGGACAAGCGTTTGGAATTCAAGTAGACGTACTGCAAGCAGAATGGGGTCAACAAATTTCTACTGAAGAGCTTGATAAGAAGTTGTCGGAAGGGAATTATAAGGCAGTTACAGTAACTCATGCAGACACTTCAACAGGCGTAGCAACAGATCTGGATGCGGTTGTACCTGTCATTAAGAAGCATGGCGCATTAGTCATCGTAGACGGTGTCTGTGCATCCACTGCAATGGATGAAGATATGACTAGAGAGTACGGAGGAGCGGGCAATACACTTGATATCGTACTGACAGGCTCTCAAAAGGCGATAGGTGTTCCACCAGGTCTTGCACTCGTAGCGTTTAATCAGAAAGCATTGGACGCACGTGCAGCGATGGAGAGAGTCTCAGCGTACTATTGTGATATTAACAACTGGATTCCCGTCATGCATGATTCATCTAAATACTTTGCGACGCCTGCCGTGAATTTAATCTATGCTTTAGAAGAAGGATTACGCATTGTGCTAGAAGAGGGGATTGAGGCGCGTATTACTAGACATATAGCCTTCGGACGTGCTGTTCGTCAAAGTCTTGCGGTCTTCGGCATGAAAGCATTGGCTTCAGAAGAAGTGGCAGCTCCTACACTAAGCTGTATTCTCTATCCTGAAGGTGTGGATGATGCGGAGTTCCGTGCAGCGATGGCGGATAAAGGAACCATTCTGTCTGGATCGTTAGCACATTTGGCTGGTAAAGCATTCCGCATCGGTCATATGGGGAATACGACAGCGGATATGCTTGAGAAAGCAGTCATGCAAATTGGTGAAACATTACAGGAAATGGGTCGTACAGTAGATTTATCGAAAGCGAAAGAAGTATTTAAAGAAGAAATTAATCAAGTAACCGTTTAA
- a CDS encoding S-layer homology domain-containing protein — MLVRTKRRIAITALSTAMLVFLPLSASASTKTVASYPVSSGVNYTHYTYSASSHINHLSINLHDPYTKLKMGVPSPIAKTAPTLTLANRDSKEGHRVVGAVNASFFDMKTGMPMYLLSEGNEIINGGVISSSNSYYVSHPIAFGVTSNGLAEIDNFNLGIEVGAKGNVYQMTGINRERQADETIIFTPQHYKRTTGSNEFGIEIVVETNSPITSTHYGQQLYGKVVNVRGYGDKKAVSIPENGFVLSVHGKKGLERFKSLNPGDDVSLTLSIDEKWKDSEFMMASGPMLVKDGKRHITMDTNNWRATALTARTAIAISRDKKQVHLVTVDSRSGYSNGMTLIQFANYLVSQGYDRALNFDGGGSTTMGIRNYGSNTVVLANRTTNASQRNISAIVEAVSTAPTGEPAIVNVSRQQVGEMLVGATADLKLNHVLDAYYNPIVPNSSQLVTTSAAGTIEGTGLTYQAVKPGIDRLQVNYGRAMQSFPVTVVDQPAKLLVTSTATNVKPGERITFSATAEDTTGKPLIYQPSQLQWSVVDESVGSISSNGTFIAKQPGKTEVHATLGKKIIAVPIEVKSTDIVVPTPIPPTGGDMGTGTDLFKDVPLSYPYATEIYFLRNQQIIMGDVDGNFNPGNTLSREHAAVILSRAFNLAPVTEARQIFSDVPKSHRYYNEISAISNANIVGGYSDGTFNPKGQLTRSQMAMILVKAYNLEGESVNKFKDVSKNHGAYKQIHILANHGITTGNEKGEFMPGIPVNRAQFSAFLYRSITSVDLP, encoded by the coding sequence TTGCTAGTACGTACAAAACGGAGAATAGCCATTACAGCATTGTCTACTGCTATGCTAGTGTTTTTGCCGTTAAGTGCGTCAGCTAGCACAAAAACCGTCGCAAGTTACCCAGTCTCTTCAGGTGTCAATTATACTCACTATACATATTCAGCGAGCAGTCATATCAATCATTTATCTATTAATTTACATGATCCCTATACGAAACTGAAAATGGGTGTACCGTCACCAATCGCTAAAACAGCCCCTACGCTAACACTTGCCAATCGCGATTCAAAAGAAGGTCACCGTGTCGTCGGCGCTGTCAACGCTTCCTTTTTCGACATGAAAACAGGTATGCCGATGTATTTGCTCTCGGAAGGCAATGAAATCATCAATGGTGGGGTCATTTCGAGTTCGAATTCCTATTATGTCAGTCATCCAATTGCATTCGGTGTGACAAGTAATGGACTAGCGGAAATAGATAATTTTAATTTAGGGATTGAAGTAGGTGCAAAAGGGAACGTTTATCAAATGACAGGAATCAACCGCGAACGTCAAGCCGATGAAACGATTATTTTTACACCGCAACATTATAAAAGAACTACAGGTTCTAATGAGTTCGGTATTGAAATAGTTGTAGAAACGAATTCACCTATAACGTCCACTCATTATGGACAACAACTTTATGGAAAAGTCGTTAACGTTCGGGGATATGGAGATAAAAAAGCAGTGAGTATTCCAGAAAACGGCTTTGTATTATCTGTTCATGGGAAGAAAGGATTGGAGCGCTTCAAATCACTTAATCCTGGAGATGACGTATCTTTAACATTATCGATCGATGAGAAATGGAAAGATTCCGAGTTTATGATGGCGAGTGGACCGATGCTTGTAAAAGACGGTAAACGCCATATTACGATGGACACAAACAACTGGCGCGCAACTGCGTTAACTGCAAGAACTGCGATAGCAATCAGTCGGGATAAGAAACAAGTCCATTTAGTAACAGTGGATTCGCGTTCTGGTTACAGTAATGGGATGACCCTCATTCAATTTGCCAATTACTTAGTATCTCAAGGATATGACCGTGCATTGAATTTTGATGGTGGCGGTTCGACAACGATGGGAATACGTAACTATGGCAGCAATACAGTAGTGCTTGCCAATCGTACAACGAATGCTAGTCAACGAAATATTTCAGCTATTGTGGAAGCGGTCAGTACAGCCCCTACGGGAGAGCCTGCGATAGTTAATGTGTCACGTCAACAAGTGGGTGAGATGCTAGTAGGCGCAACTGCAGATTTGAAACTCAATCATGTGCTCGATGCTTATTATAATCCAATCGTTCCTAATTCTTCTCAACTTGTCACAACATCGGCTGCTGGAACAATTGAAGGTACAGGCTTGACGTACCAAGCAGTAAAACCAGGGATAGATCGATTGCAAGTGAATTACGGACGTGCGATGCAATCATTCCCGGTTACAGTTGTAGATCAACCAGCAAAGTTACTCGTTACATCAACGGCTACGAATGTGAAGCCAGGAGAAAGAATTACCTTTAGTGCCACAGCTGAAGACACAACGGGAAAACCTTTAATCTACCAACCAAGTCAATTGCAGTGGAGTGTAGTAGATGAATCTGTAGGCTCTATCTCTTCTAACGGGACATTTATAGCCAAGCAGCCCGGAAAGACAGAAGTACACGCAACACTTGGTAAGAAAATAATAGCGGTACCAATCGAAGTGAAATCAACGGATATAGTAGTTCCTACTCCGATACCTCCAACAGGGGGAGATATGGGAACAGGTACAGACTTGTTTAAAGATGTCCCTTTATCCTATCCATATGCTACGGAAATTTACTTTTTACGTAATCAGCAAATCATAATGGGAGATGTGGACGGTAACTTCAATCCTGGCAACACATTATCTAGAGAACACGCTGCTGTTATTTTAAGTCGTGCATTCAATCTAGCGCCTGTCACAGAAGCCCGACAAATATTCAGTGACGTACCGAAGTCACATCGCTATTATAATGAAATAAGTGCTATTTCGAATGCAAACATAGTAGGAGGCTACTCTGACGGGACATTTAATCCGAAAGGTCAATTAACACGTTCTCAAATGGCTATGATTCTTGTAAAAGCCTATAATCTTGAAGGGGAATCAGTCAATAAATTTAAAGATGTCTCCAAAAATCATGGAGCATATAAACAAATTCATATTTTAGCGAATCACGGGATCACAACCGGAAATGAAAAAGGTGAATTTATGCCAGGCATTCCTGTGAATCGTGCACAATTCAGCGCATTCCTATATAGAAGTATCACATCTGTTGATTTACCATAG
- a CDS encoding 5'-nucleotidase C-terminal domain-containing protein, whose amino-acid sequence MTKKIIKWSTASALLLSAASITPTIASAEQTPKENFSLTVLHSNDTHAHVENAPEKAALVKQLKKDNPTNLLLDAGDVFSGTLYFNEFEGEIDMKLMNYYGYDAMTLGNHEFDLGRSENGHSSLLKMIKAAEFPVVSANVDFSKDSLFDGTQTKTITDAPENGHIYNGIIKEVNGEKIGILGLTTEETVYISSPEKVTFTNYIAEAKAAVSAFEKAGVNKIIAVTHIGFDDNKAIDNDQELAKAVPEIDIIVGGHTHSKLPSPHVINEDTNPVVIVQANEYNKFLGQLDVEFDANGVITKYDGKLHQIGGEGAPRDEGAAEILAPYKKQVETRMESPVGATSKVFLNGLRNLGGVRAGETNLGNLITDGMLEKAKEIDPAVKIAFQNGGGIRSSINKGEVTYGEVLTVLPFGNPLAIVELSGAELKSTFEHSVKEYPKESGGFLHVAGMKFLFDPSKPVGSRVVSLEVDGKEVVDSQMYKAATNVFTARGGDGFEALGKAYEAGRVSEPGFSDWENFAEHLKSLKTIDKGIEGRIMAKVPFTDVKENSWAYPYISDLYYRDLLSTATATFKPGDQLTRAQATSFIVRALELPVDSSATMPFKDLNEYAVDTQHEIAAAYTHEIIKGYGDQFKPNAPVTRAQFAQMIKRAYENYTGTPYVPTASNPFNDLGDYGKEAKDAIAMMAELDIADGDKGHYMPTASTTRQQTAKLISNFIYNTKQVKKAE is encoded by the coding sequence ATGACGAAAAAAATTATTAAATGGAGTACAGCATCTGCCCTACTCCTCTCGGCAGCATCAATCACACCAACTATCGCATCAGCAGAACAAACACCCAAAGAGAACTTTTCATTAACCGTCCTTCACTCGAATGACACACACGCTCACGTAGAAAACGCACCTGAAAAAGCAGCGCTCGTAAAACAACTGAAGAAGGACAACCCGACAAACCTATTATTAGACGCAGGAGACGTGTTCTCAGGCACTTTGTACTTCAATGAATTTGAAGGCGAAATAGACATGAAACTCATGAACTACTATGGCTATGACGCGATGACATTAGGAAACCACGAATTCGACCTAGGACGTTCTGAAAATGGACACAGCTCACTTTTAAAGATGATCAAAGCAGCAGAGTTCCCTGTCGTTTCGGCAAATGTCGATTTCTCAAAAGACTCGTTATTTGATGGGACGCAAACAAAAACTATTACCGATGCACCTGAAAATGGTCATATTTATAACGGCATTATTAAAGAAGTAAATGGTGAAAAGATAGGTATTCTCGGTTTAACTACTGAAGAAACTGTCTATATTTCTAGTCCTGAAAAAGTAACGTTTACTAACTATATTGCAGAAGCTAAAGCGGCTGTTTCAGCTTTCGAAAAAGCAGGAGTCAATAAAATTATCGCTGTGACGCATATTGGCTTTGACGATAATAAAGCAATTGACAATGATCAAGAATTAGCAAAAGCCGTTCCTGAAATTGATATTATTGTTGGCGGACATACCCACTCGAAACTTCCTTCACCACACGTGATCAATGAAGACACCAATCCGGTAGTAATTGTACAAGCCAATGAATACAATAAATTTTTAGGTCAGCTTGACGTAGAATTTGATGCAAATGGTGTTATCACAAAGTATGATGGAAAATTACATCAAATTGGTGGTGAAGGTGCTCCACGTGATGAAGGGGCTGCAGAAATTCTTGCACCTTATAAAAAACAAGTGGAAACACGTATGGAAAGTCCAGTGGGCGCCACTTCTAAAGTATTCCTTAACGGGCTACGTAATTTAGGTGGAGTTCGTGCCGGTGAAACAAATCTAGGAAACTTAATTACAGATGGTATGTTGGAGAAAGCAAAAGAAATTGATCCCGCAGTGAAAATCGCCTTCCAAAATGGTGGAGGAATTCGTTCGTCCATCAATAAAGGAGAAGTTACGTACGGAGAAGTGTTAACGGTTTTACCATTCGGAAATCCATTAGCGATCGTGGAACTAAGCGGTGCCGAACTTAAATCAACATTTGAACATTCTGTTAAAGAATATCCGAAAGAATCAGGAGGCTTCTTACATGTCGCAGGAATGAAGTTCCTTTTCGACCCTTCAAAACCAGTAGGCAGCAGAGTGGTTTCACTCGAAGTAGACGGTAAAGAAGTAGTAGATTCACAAATGTACAAAGCGGCTACTAACGTCTTTACGGCGCGTGGTGGAGATGGCTTTGAAGCACTCGGCAAAGCGTACGAAGCTGGCCGTGTCAGTGAGCCTGGTTTTTCTGATTGGGAAAACTTCGCAGAACACTTGAAATCTTTGAAAACAATTGATAAAGGTATCGAAGGTCGTATTATGGCGAAAGTTCCATTTACAGATGTAAAAGAGAATAGTTGGGCTTATCCATACATTTCAGATTTGTACTACCGTGATCTATTAAGTACAGCTACTGCTACTTTCAAGCCGGGTGATCAGTTAACGAGAGCACAAGCAACTTCCTTTATCGTTAGAGCACTGGAGTTACCAGTTGATTCATCTGCAACTATGCCGTTCAAAGATTTGAATGAGTATGCAGTAGATACGCAACATGAAATTGCGGCTGCGTATACGCATGAAATTATTAAAGGGTATGGTGATCAATTCAAACCAAATGCACCTGTTACACGTGCCCAATTCGCTCAAATGATTAAGCGCGCATATGAAAACTATACAGGTACACCATATGTTCCGACTGCATCTAATCCATTCAACGATTTAGGCGATTATGGAAAAGAAGCAAAAGACGCAATTGCAATGATGGCTGAGTTGGATATTGCTGATGGAGATAAAGGCCACTATATGCCTACCGCTTCCACTACTCGTCAACAGACTGCTAAATTAATCTCTAACTTCATTTATAATACGAAACAAGTAAAGAAAGCAGAATAA